In a single window of the Cucumis melo cultivar AY chromosome 11, USDA_Cmelo_AY_1.0, whole genome shotgun sequence genome:
- the LOC127151686 gene encoding uncharacterized protein LOC127151686 — protein MSYRRSNFMETDDMFLQFEDDLDNNIAGGSSSVGDNTGSSSQQTTPTPRRRAQSRLLELERHFAINGRIPMTIAPGAEKPISPHAVRFSQAIGVCVRKTFPVRCLKWTDVGREYIEVVKGDLQVIKCTTHLYMISFETYLTLTNIMCYVCNVQRLFVLDFNDQAKNRFVEHQMLTTFKEFRANCHRHFKKYSDPEEARANPPNALVGRDEDWHFLCDHYISRAFQEQSRTNKAARQKQPYNHSSGSKSFLQRQYELAERRG, from the exons atgtcatatcgaagatcaaattttatggagacggacgatatgttcctccagtttgaggacgatttagataataacatcgcgggagggtcatcatctgtgggcgacaatacgg ggtcttcttctcaacaaacgactccgactcctaggagacgtgcgcagtctcgactcttggagttagagcgccactttgcaataaatgggcgcattccgatgacgatcgcccctggagcggagaagcctatttctccacacgccgttcgtttcagccaggcgataggcgtgtgcgtgcgaaagacatttcccgtccgctgtcttaagtggacggacgttgggagagaatacattgaggttgtcaagggcgacctccaggtaattaaatgcactacacatttatatatgatttcatttgaaacatatctaactttaaccaatataatgtgttatgtttgtaatgtgcagcgattgtttgtgcttgatttcaatgatcaagcaaagaacaggtttgttgagcatcagatgctcacgacctttaaagagttccgggccaactgtcatagacatttcaaaaagtacagcgacccggaggaggctcgtgccaacccaccaaacgcattggttggacgtgatgaggattggcacttcctctgcgaccattatatcagccgtgcattccag gagcaatcacggacaaacaaggctgctagacagaagcagccttacaatcatagtagcgggtccaagtcgtttctacaacgacagtatgagctcgctgaaagaagagggtag